The window CCGCACCGAGCCGCTCGCCGACCTCGAGCTTGCGGCGAATGATGCTCAGCGGCTCCGGCTGGCCGTGGCACAGCACCGTGAGCATCGCTTCGCGCTGCTCGGCCAGGCCCGGCAGCGGCAGGTCGCGCATGGCCGCGAGCGCGTCGGCGAGGCGCACCGTTTCGATCACGCTCGCGGATGACGCGTCCAGCCCCTCGTCGCGCATCAGCCGCGCGCCTTCGGCGACCCAGCGCAGGCCGGCGCGGTCCGGGCTTTGCCACAGATGCCGATACCAGCCCGGCGATTCGACACCCGCTCCGTAGCCGCTGGCATAAGCCAGGCGGTCATCGCTCCAGGGCACCCAGGTCGCCTCCACCTTCGTCCTGGGCAGGCCCTTGAGCAGCGCCGCGTCGTCCTTGACGGTCGCGGGCTTGACCAGCGCCGGGACGTGCCACGCGCCGCACACGACGGCAATGTTCTCGTAGCCGCGCTTCTGCGCTTCGCGGATGCGCGTGCGCATATGGGCTTCGCGACGTGCGTCGCGCAGTTCGGGGGCGCTCGCGTGTTCGCGCAACGCCGTCATCGCTTCCTCGATCGCCGCGAACAGTTCGCTCGCGTCGCGCCGTTGCTCGATCTCGACTTCCCACCACAGCTCGTGGTCATCGAAGCCGGCCGCGCGCGACAGCTCGCCGATCGGGTCCATGCGCCATGAAACCAGCGCGTCCGCGTCGTTAGCCGAGTCGCCCTTCGTATCCGCGAGATCGAGCGCCCCGGCATCGTCGGGCGCCGCCTCGCGCGGCTCCGCCTCATTCTCGCGCGCCAGCGTTTCGGCGAAGCCGTGCATCGCGGGCAGGTCCATGAACCACAGCGGTATGCGCTGCGCGCACGCGTGGCGGATCGCCTGCCATTCGGGCGAGAACTCGGCGAACGGATAGAACACGCCGAGGCGCGGCGCGTCGTTCGGGTAGATCAGCAGCGCGACGGGCGGCACCATGCCCGCATCGGCCGCGAACGCGACGATCCCGTCCGCTTCCGGCGGGCCTTCGAGCAGCACGATATCGGGCTGCTGCGCCGCCAGGGCCGCCTGCAGCGCCCGCGCGCAGCCGGGGCCGTGGTGGCGGATGCCGTAGTAGCGCACGGCCATCAGGCGACGTCCATGCAGGCGCGGTAGAAGTCCTTCCAGTCGTCGCGCTCCTTGACGACCGTCTTCAGGTACTCCATCCACACGAGCTTGTCCTGTACCGGATCCTTGACGATCGCGCCGGTCAGGCCGGCGGCGAGATCGGCGGCGCGCAGCACGCCGTCGCTGTAGTAGCCGGCCACGGCCATCCCGTGCCCCAGCACCGAAATCGCCTCGGCGGTGGACAGCGTGCCGCTGGGCGACTTCAGCCTGGTCTTGCCGTCTTCGGTCAGGCCGTTGCGCAGCTCGCGGAACACGGCCACGACGCGCCGCACTTCTTCCAGCGCCGGCTTCTCGGCCGGCAGCTCCAGCGCGCGGCCCAGTTCGTCCACGCGGCGGCTGACGATGGCGACTTCCTCGTCGAAGCTGTCCGGCGTGGGGAGGATCACCGTGTTGAAGCGGCGCATCAGCGCCGACGACATCTCGTTCACGCCGCGGTCGCGGTTGTTCGCCGTCGCGATCACGTTGAAGCCGCGCTGCGCCTGCACCTCGATGCCCAGCTCGGGCACCGGCAGCGTCTTCTCGGACAGCAGCGTGATCAGCGTGTCCTGCACTTCGCTCGGCACGCGCGTCATTTCTTCCAGCCGCGCGATCTTGCCGTCGCGCATCGCGTTGAGCATCGGGCTCGGCACCAGCGCCTGTTCCGACGGGCCTTCCGCCAGCAGGCGCGCGTAGTTCCAGCCGTAGCGCAGGGCCGTCTCGTCGGTGCCGGCCGTCCCCTGGATCAGCAAGGTCGAATTGCCGCTGATCGCGGCGGCAAGGTGTTCCGACACCCAGCTCTTGGCCGTGCCCGGCACGCCGTACAGCAGCAGCGCACGGTCGGTGGCCAGCGTCGCCACGGCGATCTCGATCAACCGGCCGCTGCCGATGTACTTGGGCGTGACCTCGAAACCGTTGTCCAGCTTGCCGCCGATCAGGTAGGTCTTCACCGCCCACGGCGACAGCGTCCAGTTGGCCGGACGCTGGCGCTTGTCGTGCCGCGCCAGTTCGGCCAACTCCTCGGCATATTGCACTTCAGCGTGTTTGCGCAGCACGGTGTTGAGGTTGGCCGTCATAGCGGCATCTCCTTGGTGAGGGTTTGTCTGGCGTGCGCGAGGGCGACGATGCCCCTGGCGCGATCGAGATTGAACATCGTGTCGGCGGGCGCTGCCGAGAGGCTGCCGGCGTACACGTCGACGACGGGTTCGAGCACGGCGAGATCGGCGTCCTGTACGCGCAGGAGCGCCAGCTCGATCAGGCCGGTCACGTCGTCATGCTGTCTGGTTGCGCCCGCTTCACGCTGGGCGCGCCAAGCGCCGGGCGCCGCCGTGGCGATGGCGCTGGCCACCGCGTTCGGCCACGGCGCGGGCATCGCCTCCAGGCCGCGACGGGCCGCGTACAGATTGCCGAAGGTCAACTGGCGGCACACCTGCTCGACACGCGCCTGCGCGCTCACCACCTGCCACAGGCGTTCCTGGTACGGATGCAGCACGTTGGAATCGGCCAGCGAGCGCCGCAGCAGCGGTTCGGCCCAGTCGGCCTCGCCGTGACGGCAAGCGGCAGCGGCGCAACCCGCCAGCAGCGCGTCGGCCCATTCGTGCGCGGCCATCACGTTCAGTGCGTCGTCAGGTGTCGCCGCCGACGACGCGGACCAGCGCGCGGGCGCAAGCGCCGCAACCAGCTGGCGCAGCCAGAACGCACGCGGACCTTCGCCCGGCGGCGGGTTGGCGGCAATGCCGTCCCGCTCCCAGTCCTTGGGCAATTCAGCGGGGCCCTCAAGTTGCAGGACCGGCTCGGCGCGTTTGCCGAGCATCGCGACCAGCCGCGATACGGCGCCGCTTGCCGCCGCGGCCGGCTGCCAGCGCAGGCAAGCGTCGGCACGCGCCTCCATGCGCTTGACCAGCGCCGATTCGGGCAGCCGCAGCAGCAGTTCGGCGGCACTCTGGCGCACGGCCTGGCTACGGTCGTCCAGCAGGCTTTCCAGCATCGGCTCGTCGGCCGGCGACAAGCCGTGCTGCAACACGGCCACGAACGCCTGGCGCTGCTCGGCCTTTTCCTTGGGCAGCACGGCCTTCAACACGTCGCGCGCGTGGGCCGCATCGCGGCGACGCAGCGCCGTCAGCGCGCGCACGCGCGCCGCCGTGTCGCCCTCCTCCCACGCCTGCAGCAAGGTCGCCTCGTCGTCAGCCGGAACCTGTTTGGCGGCCACGAGCGCCTGCCAGTCGGGATGCTGCGCGGCCAGCCAATGCCCGCGCCGCCCGATGACGGGCCACCACACGTCGAACCGTGCCGGTCTCGCGAACACGGACGGCAGGAGCGCATGCGGAAGGCGGCGGTTGGCGCGCGTCATGCGCGCCACCAGCCATTCGGCCAGGCTGCCCAGTTCGCCCGCAATCGCCGACGTCAGGATGGGGCCTAACGTGACCGGCGTTTCCGGCACCGGGTCCGGCTCGGCCGCCGGTTGAGCCGTGGCCGAAGCCGGCACGCGGCCGGCAGCGCCATAGACGGCCATGCAGCCCGCCTGCCACAAAAGACGTCGTTCCGGGCCGGCGGCGGGCAGTTGCCCGTCGATCCCGGCAACCGTCGAAACTTCCGCACCCGCATTGGCGGTGCCGATCAGGGCGGTGCGAACAAGCGCCTGCATCACTGCACTCCCGTCAAGACTTGATACCGCCCGTCCGCATACAGGCCCAGCGGGCGCACCGCCTGCCCGTCCCATTCCACGGCGACCGCGTGCGGCGCGCCGCCGGCGATCGCGGTCCACAGCCACTGATCGCGCCCGGCCAGCGGCAGCGCATCGCCGTCGGCGCCGACCACCCGCCACTGCCCGTTCTCGAACGCGGGAACGCACGCATCGAGCACGGTCGCCATACGCTCATGCCACGGGTTGAGCGCCAGCAGCGAGGCGGCCGCATCGAGCAGTTGCCGATGCGTGCGGACCAACGGGAACGTGCCGGGCGCGGCCGCGGGCGTCGCGACGCCCTTGAGCATCGCGCGCAGCGAACCGGCGCCCGGCCAGAACGCCAGCTCGCCTTCGAACGCGGTGCCGGGCAACCACGATGCGGCAAAGGGCTGGTTGCCCGCAGCGAATTGCAGCAGCAGCGCATGACGCCCGCTGCGCGTGCCGATCAGCCAGCTGCGCTGCACGCGCACCCGCTCGTCGGCATCGATGTGCTGTCCGATCACCTGCCAGCAGTCGAGTTGCGTGTCGCCATGCGCCAGCACCTCGTCTTCCCTCAGCGAGTAGCCGATCAGCTGGCGCAGTTGCTGTTGCAACGGCGGGTCGAGCTGATCGATGCGTTCGTACGCGCGCACGGCCAACGACAGGCGGCCCAGTTCGGCCAGCAGGATGTCCGGCCAGTCGGGGCGACTGCCGGGCAGATCGGCCAGCGCCCGCACGCGCGCGGCCAGGCCGCTGGCCTGCGCATCGACGAGACGTGCCGCCGCTTGCTCCCAGAAACCAGGCCCTTCGGCGGGCAGGCGTGCGAGGCCGTTGCGGACCAGGTCTTCGAGCCACACCTGCAGCGCCGCCAGGCCGTCGCGCACGCGCTGGTCGCGCTTCTCCGCCCGCTTTTGCTGCGCCGCCTCGTCGACGGGCGCGTCCGCTTTGGCGGTCGCGCGCGCCTCTTTCTTCGCGGCATTGTCGGCGCGCTTGTCGAGCCAGCTGGTGACCCATTCCGGCTCGTCCGTCTCCGCCACGGCGGCCGGCTGATTGGCGGCGAGCACCAGCAGGCCGAGCGCATGTTTGCAGGGGAACTTGAAGCTGGGGCATGAGCACTTGCTGGCGAAGTCGGCCAGGTCCACGCGCACCTGATAGGGATTCTTGCCGCTGCCCTGGCATTCGCCCCAGATTGCGCGGGCGTTGCGCCCGAGGAGCGGCCATTGTTTCGGCTGAGCCAGTTTCTTGCCGTTCGAGGCCGACCCGCTGTCGGGCGCAAGCGCAAGAACCTGTTGTTCGGTTAGCTGCATAGGGGCCGCGAAGTGAGTGGCGTTGCAGTGGTGTGCGGGGCGTGAAGTCGCTGCGTTCGGCAGCGTTCGATGCGGCGTGCTTCCATTCAGGCCAAATCGAATTCGGTGACACCTTTGACCTGGCCCTAGTATATCCGAGGGGGTTTGCGCCGCTGGTCGCTCATGGCCCGCAGGCGGCCGACCAGTCTAAGCCAGTTGTTTATGAAAGAAGGTCGTCGCGCAGTACCGGCCATCCGGCATCAGCGCGTAATTGGGCACATCCCCGACCCGCTGCCACCCTGCCCGCTCATACAGCCTCGCGGCATCGCTGCCGGTCACGGTGTCGAGCACGAGGACGGCCTTGCCCGCCGCCCGGGCCGCGTCATCCGCCGCGGCCATCAGACGCGCGCCGACACCCTGACGTCTTGCATCGCGATGGACCAGCATCTTCGCGACGTCGGCGCGATGCGGCTGGTTTTCGGGCAACGCGGTGATCAGTTGCACGGTGCCGACGACACGGCCGTCAGCACGTTCGGCAACGAGCAGGATTCGCTCGCCGCGAATGACGCCGTCGGCGACCTGCCGCCAGAACCTGGCGGCCGTGCTCCGCGAAATCGGCAACATGAAGCTGACGGATGCGCCGCCCTCGACGCAGTCGATGAGGACGTCGGACAACGCGTCGATATAGGCCATCACGTCGTCGCCATCCACGCGACGGATCGTTATCGGTTCACTCAATTTCTGCTCCGGGGTTCGTCGACGGACAGGTTGCACAGCGCGACAAGATAGCGAGCCGGACGGGCCGACGTGTTGCGATAGCCGATCGGACGGTCCAGCTTCATCGTCACGCAGTCGCCCGTTTCAAGTCGCCATTGCCGATCGCCATAGGTGACCTCCATAGCGCCGTCGATGACCCAGATCTGCTGATGGATGTCCGCGTCGCGCATCGCCGTTTCGTATGCAACCTGCTTGCCCGGCGGAAACTCGACTTCCACCAGCTGGATCGGCGACCACGCGGGCGGCGACAGGTTGCGACGCACATAGCCCGACTCGGGATCAGTCCACTGCGACTGATCGCGCAACGACGAATGCGGCGACAGCCCGGCGGAGGTCGAATCCTCCGCCGACTCGAACAGCGAGGCCACCGATACGCCGAGCGCCGTCGCGAGCTTGTCGAGCACGACGGCGGTCGGACTGCTTTGCCCCCGCTCGATCAGCGAGATGTTCGAGCGGCTGACTGTGCTTCGCTCGGCCAGGGCGTCGAGCGACCAGCCCTGGGCGTCGCGGAGATCGCGAATGCGGCGCGCGATCCGGGTGTGGATGTCCATGTTATCCAGTTTTATGGATAAAACATCCAGTAAACTAGATTATGGAATCGGCGCTGTCAACGCGGAACGATGGTCGAACCGCCGGGCAGGCATCAATCATGGCTGTCGTCGAGATAAGGCCAACCCGCGACATTTCTCATTCAGGTTGGAACACTGGAGGGCATCTCACGATGCCTGTGAGCAAAAGAAGCGTGACGGCGCGGCGTTTTGAATTTCCGCTCTTATTCGACAGCAACATCCATAGCAGATCCTCGTTCGGTCGCGCGATCGGAGAAGGAATGAACCAGGAATTGCCCGCGACGGAGGAGCGCAGCCGCCTGCACGGCGGACGGCGAACAGCACAGGTCATATTTGACCGCGACAGCCAACGCATGTTGTACCAACCGCAAATCGCCGCCGTTCTTTGCTCGACGGAGGAGGGTGGCGAGCAGCAATGGCGAGACCCGATCCTGTTCATCCGGCGTGAGCGCGTCGAACTGCCGTCGCCACGAAAGCGTTTCGGCCGCGTCGTCGACGAGATCGATCAGGGCGGCCGCCGCACCCCGATAACGCTGATCCGCGGACACGGAATCGGTTGGCGTGCCGCCGCGCCGCAAAGCCAACGAGCACAGGAACCCCATCACATAGTTTGCGTGATATGACGTCACGAGCGCATATTGCCCCTGCTCGTCACCCGTCAACTTGTCGTATTCGGCCGCAACGAAGTTATAGCCGGGCAGAAACCCCCGTTCGTCCGCCACAGCGGTGAGCCGCCGAAACGCGAATACGGCGGCGGGGCTCCATGGCAGACCGAGCATAGGCCACGTCAGCAGCACCTCCGCCGCGAGATCCAGGTCATCAGTGTCGAGCGCGAACGCAAGCGCGGTCTCGGCATCGAGGACAATCGCGGACAACTTGCGAGGCAGCCTCGGACGGCGATCACCGAAATCCGTTGCGTACATCAGCGCATGCGTAAACGCATAAACGTCGAGCCGGCTCGAACCGAACGCGTCGAGCGCACGGCCCAGCATCGATTGAACGAGAAGCGATCGCTCGCCGCGATCGGGCCGATGCGCGACGCCCCACAAGCGAGCAAGCCACTGCTGTTCCAACTGCCGATGTGGCAGCCGTTCAGGGCCCACCACCGCACCGCCGGCGTGGCACAGCGAAAGCAGATGATCGAGCGTCGCGTCCGGGTAACCCAGCCGGCCGAGAATGATGTGTGCGACCGCATGTTCCAGCGCCCGCCCCGGATCGACGCATAGTGCGCTCGCCACATGCGCGCTCCTCGCGAAGCGATTGATCGGGCCGATGACGGCGTCGACGCATTCCGATATTCGCCGATCGTGATTTGCCGCCCCTTTCGCGCATAAAACGAGCATCGCGGATTCCGCGACGATCTTGTCGCGGTAGGTTGCCTGAAAACCGGGAGTACCCGGATCGTCTCCGTGCGAGGGGCGCGCCTCTTCGATCGACGCAAGCATCTGCGTCGCAATATGAAGGGCGTTGAGGACCCGCCCGACCAGGTCGGGCGAGTCCAGTCGATCCGTCATCCGTGTGGCGCTCCTCGGCGAGGGTGACCGTCCTCTCGCATCGTTCAAGCCTTCAATTCCCGCTCGGATACGCGCTCGATGAATTGCTGTTGATAAGGTTCGGGCGGGATGCAGAAATCGATCAGCCGCCAGTTGATCACCAGCCCGATCGCGTCGCCGGTGGCGGCCGCTCGAGGGCCAAACTTGGCAATGATGGTTCCCAGCGCGTCAAAGTCGACGGCATTGCTTTCGGTAAGCGCCCTGACCACTTCCGCCTGCAGCTCGGTTCGCTTCGTCATATCACCTCCAATGGTTGCTGATGGTCGATCTCGCGGCGGCAAAAATGCCGAATCAAATGTCGCGTAGATAGGAAGTACGAGCGGTTAAGACCGTCTGCAGAGGGTGCCTCTTTCTTCCGCGATGTCGCCACCATGCAATGCATGGAAATTTCCACGGAAATATTCACTCGACCTGTTCTTATCGTTCTGGCCGACGTTTTATCGACAGAGCAGACGGAATTAAAAATAGGCGATCCATCAACGAATGCAAGCCGATTCGAACACGGCGATCGGCCTGACCGCGATCAACCATTTGGAAACGATATTTCAGTAAACCCTTGGCTAAAACACTCCGGAAATTCGCATGCGGTTATCGAGCCGATTCATGAAACGCTCCAGTCACGAAAGAACGAGCACCTTCAGCTGGCTGGGCGACGTGCCCGCGCCACTGGCATTGCCGGTATTCTGCTGCGTCGGGTCGGTCATCCGGGTGACCGGCATCCCGGACAGGATCACCTTGCCCGAGCCCTGCGGATTGCGGGACGTCCCTCCCACGGTTCCCGACGAGACGCCGCCCATCGCCCCGCCTGCATCGCCGCTCGACGACGGAACGACCGTCGCGGCATTGTGAGCGGGGCCGCCGACCAGAATCACGTTCGGAACGTTCGGCACCGCGCCGGCCCGCTGCGCCACGTTCTGATAGGGAACCGGCGCGCCCGCCGGCGGCGTCAGGTTGACGCTCATCGCCATGTTCTTGCCGTCCGCGCTCGAATTCGCAAACATGAATACGTCCTCCTAACCGAGATGAATCTGTCCGGCATCGATCTTCGACAACTGCGCGGACGTGATCAACGTGGTGTTCGCATGCAGCCGCATGGTCCCGGTCGCCGCGTGATCGACATGCGACGCGCGCAGGTGCTCGACGGTTTCCACCGTGCGGAAGCTGCTGCGGCAGGACTGGACGACGCGGTCCATCACCATCTCCAGGATCTTGCCGATCAGCCGGACCGTCCCGACCCGACCGTGGAATTCCGCGCTCGTCATCGTCGCCCGCTCGGACGACAACGACGCCTCCTGCGCCGACATCGCGAGTTGCGCCGTCTTGATCGACACGTGCTCGCCGCTTCGCAGCAGGAGCGCGTCGCGGCTCTTCACGCAGACGTCCCGCGTCGACTCGAGCACGAGGTCGCCGTCGACGACGATGTGCACGCCGTCCGCGTCCGGACGTTCGAGGATCGCGGTCACGTACGTCACATGCGCGCCTCGCTCGTCCGCTCGCGAAATCGCGACGCGATCGCCGGGCCGGGGCTCGACAAGGCAACTGAATGCGCGCCGGCAATGCAGCTTCGCGCCGTCGCATGCCGCGACGAACCTTCCGTCGGGCAGCACGTCGACGATCGTGGCTACCGTTTCCGGCATCACGGGCGAAACGCCGGCGCGCCGTTCTTCGACTGTTGAATACATCTTCCCTCCTTCGATTCAAGACGGTTCGAACCCACGCTGCCTACCGGTCGTCGCGCTCGCGGCGTTCATCCCGGTGCCGCGACCATGCCTGCGCGTCGGCCAATTCGTGATCGCGTTCGATCGCGCCGGGATGCACGCGCCACGCGATATCGGGCGAAATCGCCCCATGAAAACCGGTCCGTTCAAAGCTCGCGTCGTCGAATTCGGCCCCGGTCAGGTTCGCGTAAGAGAAATCGGCCCCCTCGAGACTCGTCCGCGAAAAGCGCGTGCCGTTGCATTGCGCGTGCTGAAGCACGGCCCGGTCCAGTTTCGAGCCGCTGAAATCGACGTGACGGATATTCGCCTGAACCCAGATGCTGTCGCGAAACGCGGCGTCGCGACAGGCCGCGCCCTGCCCGTCGGCCTCGTAGAAAATGCTGTACGGCGCGTCGACGCCGTCGAGCCGCGCCCCCGACAGCTTCGCGCCGTGGAAATTGCAGTACGCCAGATTGGCGGCGGTGAAATCCGCATCGCGCAGATCCGCGCGGACGAACTGGCAGCGATGCATCCGCTGCCCGCGCATCTTCTGGCCGACCAGACTGGATTCGGCGAAGACGGTGTCGTGGAAGGTCGCATCGGTCAGGCGCAATTGCGTCAGGTCGAGCTGGTAGAAGACCACCTTGCGCACTTCGGCCCGCGTGAAATCGGCGCCCGCGAGCCGCGTCTCGCAGAACACGGCGGCCTCGATCCGCCCGTCGTGAAACCGGCAATCGCTCAGGTCGCTCCTGATGCAGCTGAAGCCGTCCGCGTGCGCGCCGCTGAAATCCGTGCCGGCGGCCTGCGTCGCATTCATCACACAGCCGTTCAGATTGCCTTGCGCGACGCTGACGTCGTCAAGGCTGCATTGCTCGAATACGCATTTCGACAGGTCCGCCTGCGTCAGGTCGACGCGTTGAAACCGGCATCCGTTGAACACGGCGTCGACGAACCGCGCGTGTGTCATGCCGGTATTGACGAAGCTGACGCGCTCGAACACGCCTCCAGAGAAATCCAGCGCGTCATAGTGCTCCGAATCGATCACGAGATCCCGGATGACCTGCCCCTGACGGATCGCTTCATGCAGCTGTGCTGCGCTCGTTCTCATTTGCGTGGCTCCGCCATTGGGTACCGCATGGCCTTGTTGAGGTAAGCATCTTCCCAGCGCGTGTCGTCGTCGGTCAGGATCTGCGCGAGGTTCGCGCGAAACAGGTTGGCCCGGCGCAGGTCGGCGCCGTCCAGCGTCGCCCGCCGCATGAATGCGCCGATGAGGTCGGCGTCGCGAAGGTCGGCTTGCGTGAAATCGGTTCGCACGAGATTGCCTCCTTCCACCTTCGCGCCGCGCAGTTGGGCGGCGCTCAGGCATGCGTCGGTGAAGTCGCAGTTGCTGATGTGCGCGCCGCTGAAATCCGCGCCGCCGAGATGCGTTTCGCGGAAATTGACTTCATTCAGCATCGCGCACGAGAAATCGGCGCCGCCGATATCGCAGCGCTGGATGAAGCAGGCCTTGACCACGCTCGCGCGATCGAAGCGAAGCTGGCCTTTCGCCTGCGTGTCGACGATCCCGAATCCTTCGATATCGGCGGACGTAAACCGAACGTCGACGATGGAACAATTCATCAGCAGCATCTTGCGAATCGTCGCACTCGAGAAATTCACATCGTCGAAAGACTGCTCGATGAAAATCAGGTTGCGCAGCGTCGCGTGACTGAAATCGACGGCGTGGAATCGGCATTCGCTGAATCGCGTGTTGTCCAGCACGCCGCCGCTCAATCTGCAATCGTGCAACTGAACGCGCTCGACGATGCAATCGCTCAGGTTGGCCCCGGCGAAATCCGTCTGGTCGCACGCTGCGAGCGACAGGTTTGCGCCTTTCAGGTCCGCATTGCAGAACGTCGCCCGGCTCAGGTCGGCGCGTACCAGCACGGCATGATTCAACGCCGCGCTCGTCAGATCGGTGTCGCTCAGATTGGCGTTCTCCAGCATCGCGCCGGAAAGCTTCGCGCCGCGCAGGTCCATCCCGGAAAGATCGACGCCGGTGAGATCGGCGCCTTCCAGCGATTGTCCTGTAGCGATAGCCGCGGCGACGCGTTCGCGATGTGATCGCGACGCGGCCGTGCTCAACCGCTCCGGCGCTTCCTGATGATGCGCGGATTGCAGGTATAGCTTGCGCAGGCTTTCATCCGCGTCGTGTTGCATTTGCTGCATGCGCGAACGGTTGGCCGATCCGGCTCCATCATCCGGCACGGCGATGCGCTCCGGCGGACCGCGCCGCGCCGCCTTTTCGATTGCTTCGTTCGCCGAATCTTCCTCTCGCATTTTTTCCAGATGGGCGCGCTGCGCTTCAGCCTCCGCCTCCTGACGCTCGACGAACTCGATCAGTTGGTCAGGACGCGGTTCCTCGATCTGGCGGGCCTCCGGGAAAGCACTCAACTTGTCCTTCAGGATCTGCTGCCTCACGCTTTGCGACGCCGCGCCGGACATCCCCGGGAATCCGGGCGACAGATAACGCTCGGGCAGCAGATCCTGATCGCGCAGCGCATAGAGCGCGGCCTTCTCATGCCGGGTTCGCCAGTCGATTACTTGGCGATACCAGTCGGCCGGCCTCGGCTGCCCGCTCGCATCCGCGCCGAACAGCAGTGCCTCCACGTCGCTCGCGTCGAATTCCCGGACCGTCGTGACGCCGTGGTAGATCATCAGCACGCGTTCGCGGTGAGGGATGAACCATGCGGTCGTCAGGCGCAGCGGGATTTCCTCGGGCGTGTCGCTGCCCGCGCGCACGATGAACGAGCGCGCGCGCAGCGCCGGCAGGCGGCCGGTCAGCAACGCATGGTCGGGATGCAGGTGCGCCAGTTCGTAGGCCGCGCCGTCGGGCCATTCGGCCTGCTCGATCCATTGCTGATCGACCGGCGCAATGTTGAAGTAGCGCGGATCGAGCGAGCGCGGAAAGCCCGGGAAATCCTCCTCCAGCCATTGCCGGTCGGGTTCGCCGTACAGGCTCGCGCGCTGCGGCCACGCGGCGTCGACCGGGCAGAAGCCCGCCGGCGCGGGGCGCTGGTCGCGGAAGCGCATCGGGTCGTGCGGAGATTCGATGTTCGGCAGGGGATGCACGTCTTCGCCGGTCGTCGCGATGCCCCGGCCGCGCGGATTGTCGGCGTAGCCCGCGCCGCCGTAGGCGAGATCCCAGTCGAGCTTCAGGCGCTCGAACGGTTGCGGCGCGGTGATGCGCGAGCCGTCCCATTGCCGGTCGCCGGATACCCGCAGCCGCTTCTCGACGCCGTTGAGATGGACACCGACCTCGCATGCCCCACTGCCGCGCGCGTAGGCGTATTTGCCGTATGCGTAGCCGGAGACGAGAAATTCCGGATGCGCTTTCGGCAACGCCATGTCGAGCGTGTAGTCGCCCAGCTCCTCGCCGGCCAGACTCCAGAGCTCCGTGTCCATCAGCAATTGCGGAGCGTCGCCCAACGTCGCGACCATCATCGCCGCGATGCCGAGACGCTCTTCGCCGTGCATCCGGTAGAGGCGCGTCAGCGGGCTGATCCTGAGTGGTTTGATGATTTTCATTCGATATCCCGATTTTATTCAGGAGTCTCGGTCAATAAACAATTTCGATTCCTTTGATGTTGGTTATCTTGCACTTCTTCGCTGTTGATATCGCGACACCGGTATCAGCGACGCTTACACCAGTCTCCGAGATGCTTGCGCCAGTCGCCGAAATACCGCAGCCCTTCGTGTCGACACTCGTTCCCGTATGACTCGTGCTGAATCCGGTGAGACCGACAGACAAGCCGTTCAACGAAACGCTGTTCGCGTTTTTCGAGAAGCTGATTCCGTTGACTTCCGAGCGTGTGTTTCCACTCGTGATCGCCGTGTTGTTCCCAACGACTACGTTGAGGCCGTCGCCGTACCGCACGGACGTTGCGGTGCCTTGCACGGTGCTGTTGGTCGCCGCCGTCTTGCTCGCGAGTGCAGCCGCGATGCTTTGAAGCACCTGCGCAACATTCGCGGCGAGCACCTGTCCCACGCTTTGTAACTGACGCTGCTGCTTCAACGGCTGATATTGCTGCTGTCGTTGTTGCTGTTGCTGTTGCTGTTGCTGTTGGCGCTGCTGCTGTTGCTGAGCCGGCCCTTGCCCGGGAACGGCAGAAGACGGCACGCTCCCCTGCCGAAACAGCGCAATCAACCGATCCAGCGGCGACCGCGTGGACGACACCGGCGGCAACTCCAGCCCCACCAGCGTCAGATGCTTGCCCCCGA of the Burkholderia ubonensis subsp. mesacidophila genome contains:
- a CDS encoding ATP-binding protein yields the protein MTANLNTVLRKHAEVQYAEELAELARHDKRQRPANWTLSPWAVKTYLIGGKLDNGFEVTPKYIGSGRLIEIAVATLATDRALLLYGVPGTAKSWVSEHLAAAISGNSTLLIQGTAGTDETALRYGWNYARLLAEGPSEQALVPSPMLNAMRDGKIARLEEMTRVPSEVQDTLITLLSEKTLPVPELGIEVQAQRGFNVIATANNRDRGVNEMSSALMRRFNTVILPTPDSFDEEVAIVSRRVDELGRALELPAEKPALEEVRRVVAVFRELRNGLTEDGKTRLKSPSGTLSTAEAISVLGHGMAVAGYYSDGVLRAADLAAGLTGAIVKDPVQDKLVWMEYLKTVVKERDDWKDFYRACMDVA
- a CDS encoding DUF5691 domain-containing protein yields the protein MQALVRTALIGTANAGAEVSTVAGIDGQLPAAGPERRLLWQAGCMAVYGAAGRVPASATAQPAAEPDPVPETPVTLGPILTSAIAGELGSLAEWLVARMTRANRRLPHALLPSVFARPARFDVWWPVIGRRGHWLAAQHPDWQALVAAKQVPADDEATLLQAWEEGDTAARVRALTALRRRDAAHARDVLKAVLPKEKAEQRQAFVAVLQHGLSPADEPMLESLLDDRSQAVRQSAAELLLRLPESALVKRMEARADACLRWQPAAAASGAVSRLVAMLGKRAEPVLQLEGPAELPKDWERDGIAANPPPGEGPRAFWLRQLVAALAPARWSASSAATPDDALNVMAAHEWADALLAGCAAAACRHGEADWAEPLLRRSLADSNVLHPYQERLWQVVSAQARVEQVCRQLTFGNLYAARRGLEAMPAPWPNAVASAIATAAPGAWRAQREAGATRQHDDVTGLIELALLRVQDADLAVLEPVVDVYAGSLSAAPADTMFNLDRARGIVALAHARQTLTKEMPL
- a CDS encoding SWIM zinc finger family protein, whose protein sequence is MQLTEQQVLALAPDSGSASNGKKLAQPKQWPLLGRNARAIWGECQGSGKNPYQVRVDLADFASKCSCPSFKFPCKHALGLLVLAANQPAAVAETDEPEWVTSWLDKRADNAAKKEARATAKADAPVDEAAQQKRAEKRDQRVRDGLAALQVWLEDLVRNGLARLPAEGPGFWEQAAARLVDAQASGLAARVRALADLPGSRPDWPDILLAELGRLSLAVRAYERIDQLDPPLQQQLRQLIGYSLREDEVLAHGDTQLDCWQVIGQHIDADERVRVQRSWLIGTRSGRHALLLQFAAGNQPFAASWLPGTAFEGELAFWPGAGSLRAMLKGVATPAAAPGTFPLVRTHRQLLDAAASLLALNPWHERMATVLDACVPAFENGQWRVVGADGDALPLAGRDQWLWTAIAGGAPHAVAVEWDGQAVRPLGLYADGRYQVLTGVQ
- a CDS encoding GNAT family N-acetyltransferase, which gives rise to MAYIDALSDVLIDCVEGGASVSFMLPISRSTAARFWRQVADGVIRGERILLVAERADGRVVGTVQLITALPENQPHRADVAKMLVHRDARRQGVGARLMAAADDAARAAGKAVLVLDTVTGSDAARLYERAGWQRVGDVPNYALMPDGRYCATTFFHKQLA
- a CDS encoding helix-turn-helix domain-containing protein; this encodes MDIHTRIARRIRDLRDAQGWSLDALAERSTVSRSNISLIERGQSSPTAVVLDKLATALGVSVASLFESAEDSTSAGLSPHSSLRDQSQWTDPESGYVRRNLSPPAWSPIQLVEVEFPPGKQVAYETAMRDADIHQQIWVIDGAMEVTYGDRQWRLETGDCVTMKLDRPIGYRNTSARPARYLVALCNLSVDEPRSRN